The Atlantibacter hermannii genomic interval CTCAGCCGTCACCGAACGCGCCAGGCGCTCTTCTTCACGCGCTTTTGTCTGGTCGGTCACTTCCACATGCTGAAGCAGGATCGGCAGCATAATGACGCCAACGAACAGGGAAATCAGGATCACGCCTGCCGCCAGGAACACCAGCTCGTAGCGCGCCGGAAACGGCGAGCCGTCCGCCAGCAACAGCGGGATAGACAACACACCCGCCAGCGTAATGGCTCCACGGACGCCTGCAAACGAAGCGATTAACAGATCGCGGGTTTTCCATGCCCCAAACTCCATCGGTTTTTTCTTCAGGAAGCGGAGGCTAAAGTGTTTCATGACCCACAACCAGCCGAAGCGCATCAGAATCAGCGCCGCATAAATGATGAAGATGTCGAGACACAGCATCCACACTTCAACATTTGGATCAGCTTCAGCAGTGGTCAACGAAGTTTCCAGAATGCCGGGCATTTGCAGCCCCAGTAGCAGGAATACCATGCCGTTAAACACAAATTCCAGCATCGACCAGACGCTGTTTGCGCGCAGACGCATCGCCAGCGGCGCGCGACGCATCACTCCTGAACGGGTAATGGTCATACCGGCAGCAACGGCAGCCAGAATGCCCGATACGCCGATATGTTCAGCGATCAGATAAGAGGCGAACGGCAGCAGGAACAGCAGAACGATTTGGGTAGCGGGCTCATCGCCGCCCCAGCGACTCAACCAGCGCAGTGAACGACCATACAGCAAGCTCACGGCAATCCCGGCCAGCAGGCCGCCAATCGCCACTTTCAAAAATTCGACCGTCGCGCCGCCCACGGTGAAGACCATGGTCCCCATCGCCACCGCCACGGCGAACTTCAGGGCGACCAGACCGGACGCATCGTTCATCAGCGCCTCGCCCTGCAGAATCCCCATGATTTTCTTGGGAATACGTCCTTCGCCAACGATGCCGGAGAGCGCTACCGCATCGGTAGGCGACAGCACGGCGGCCAGCGCGAAAGCCCCTATTAGCGGAATGCCGGGCACCATCCAGTCGATCAAGAACCCCATACCCACAACGGTGATCAGCACCAATACCAGCGCCAGGCCGATAATTTCACGGCCATGTTCGAGGAATTCCCGGGTGGGCGTTTTCCAGCCGTCAGCAAACAGCAAGGGCGGAATAAACAGCACCAGAAACAGTTCGGGATTGAAGTCTACATGTAAGCCAAACGTCGGCCATGCGAGTAAGGCGCCAATGCCGATTTGCATGAGCGGTAGAGGAACCTGGAAGGGAAGTACCCGGGTAATGACCCCGGAGAGCGAGACCACAAGGGTCATAATGAGAATGGTGAAGAAAATTTCCATGCTGTCCTTGAATATGATGATGCCAGTCGAAAATAGAGACTCCTCAGATAATAGAACATTGACACCCACAAAAAGAAAACCGGATGTGCCTTATAAATAATAACGGGCCGATACCGGCCCGTTATTCAGATTTTGCGATGATTAAATCGCCCAGCCGCCTGCGTAAAACGCCACCAGCGCGATAGCAATAATCACCGTCCCGATGTTGAGCTTACGCCATTCGCCGGAAACAAGACGACCAATAACCAGTGACGCGAAGCCAATCATGATGCCGGTAACGATGTTACAGGTCAGCACGATGAACACGGCGGTAATCAGCCCGGACATGGCATCGACGAAATCCGCGAAATCAATTTTCGCCACGTTGCTCAGCATCAGCAGGCCCACGTACATCAGCGCCGGTGCGGTAGCATACGCTGGCACCAGATAAGAAAGCGGAGACAGGAACAGGATAAGCAGGAACAGCACGCCGACGGTGATAGCCGTCAGGCCAGTTTTACCGCCTGCCGCCGTACCCGCTGCGGATTCGATGTATACCGCTGCAGGCGCCGCGCCGACCAGGCCGGAGAAGACGCTGCTCAGGGAGTCGGTAGTCAGCGCTTTGCCGCCATCAATAATCTGCCCGTCTTTATCCAGCAGGTTCGCCTGGCCGGCTACCGCACGGATGGTGCCGGTGGCGTCGAACACCGCCGTCATCACCAGCGCCAGTACGCTTGGGATCACCACCGGATTCAGCGCGCCCATGATGTCGAGGCTACCAATCAGCGAATTGCCGTTCTCATCGCTCAGCGATGGCATGGCAAACAAACCGGAGAACTTCACGCTCGGATCGAAAATCAGGCCGACCACGGAAATACCAATAATGGTCAGCAGAATGCCGCCGGGGACTTTCATCTTTTCGAGGCCGATAATGACCGCAAGGCCAATCAGGGACATGATGACCGGGAAGCTGGCAAAGTGACCCAACGCTACCGGCAAGCCGTCCAGCGGGTTTTTGATTACCAGACCCACGCCGTTCGCCGCGATCAGCAGCAGAAACAGACCGATACCGATACCGGTGCCGTGCGCAATGCCCTGTGGGAGGTTGCGCAGGATCCAGCTACGAATGCCGGTGGCGGAAATAATGGTAAACAGCACGCCCATCAGGAACACCGCACCCAGTGCGACCGGTACGCTGATTTGTTGGCCCAACACCAGGCTGAACGCGGTGAACGCGGTTAATGAAATGGCGCAACCAATTGCCAGCGGCAGGTTTGCCCACAGGCCCATTAATAATGAACCGATACCGGCAACCAGGCAGGTGGCGACAAACACAGCAGCCGGCGGGAAGCCCGCTTTACCCAGCATGCCCGGAACCACGATGACGGAATAAACCATGGCCAAAAAGGTGGTGAGGCCTGCAACGATTTCCTGACGGACGGAACTGCCACGGGCAGAAACCTTAAACCAGGCATCAAGCGAGCCGGTACGCGCAGATGGCGTAGACATAGAAACATCCCCTGAGATTTTTTATTGCCTGTCATACGTCAGTTGCAGATGCGTTGGCTTTGCTGCAATGCGAATGATTCAGGCGTGATGCTTTCTGTGCGTGGTGGACAACCCGCTGCCAGTTAAACGTCAGATCCTTGTGCTCAATGAGTGACAAACAGGAAGGGTCACAATAAGCAAACGTTTAACTCCACGCATAGAAAACGGTTCGAAAAATTAAGGCAAACGATTATCCAGCCTTCTGACGGGGTTTTTCAACTTAACTTTGCCACTTTTAGCGAAAAAAACGCACAGGTGATGATTTCTTCACCGACAAATGCGCAAACGTTATCGTCGCTGCGCAAAGCCATAACAAAATCCGCTATATTTTCCGGGATCGCGTTACAGCTTTGCTGGGAAACGTGACCTGTCGGTTACGCGCCGGGGAGTGAAAAGGGGCCGCCTTTCGTCATCGCGCGCTGCCATGACGGACGCTGTTCCACGCGCTGCTTCCAGCGTGCGAGGTTCGGCAAATTATCTATTCCGCCGCGGGCCAGTAACGCAATAACCGGAAAGATCATCTGAATATCCGCCATGCTAAAGCGATCCCCGGCAAACCATTCGCGTCCGTTAAGCGATTGCTCAATAAACTGCGCATGGGTAGCAATCTGCTTATTCAGATAGCTTTTCTGCACACCCTGCCCCAGCAATTTACCCACCGTGCGGAAACCAAACGGTACCGGCGGTTTGCCAAGACTGCCGAACACCAGTTTCATCATCAGTAAGGGCATCAGGGAACCTTCCGCATAATGCAGCCAGAAGCGGTAATCAATTTTTCCTTGCGGATCGGCAGGCTTCAGTTGCCCGGCCGTATCATAGGTTTCCTGCAAATATTCCAGAATCGCGCCAGATTCCGCCAGGACAAGCCCGTTATCTTCCAGCACCGGCGACTTACCTAACGGGTGAATTTTTTTCAGCTCAGGCGGTGCCAGCATGGTCGGTTGACGCTGATATCGTGCGATTTGATAAGGCAGGTTCAGTTCTTCGAGTGCGCACAGTATGCGCTGGGAGCGCGAGTTATTCAGATGATGCACGGTAAGCATGGCGGATTCTCATCATTAATGGGTGAATTTAACTATAGAAAATTGCGGCAAGTTGACGTAAAAGTTTGTGCAAAAAACAGCCGCCGTGGCTGGAAGAAATGTCCGTCGGAGATATACTCAAATTATCGGTGCAAACCGGAACCTCCCAAGATATTACCCATGAGGGGCACCGACGTCGGGGGAAACCCTCCCGTAAAAAAGCGGGATAGAGCGAAAGACAAAGACCGGAACAAAACGAAAGCGCCGCAGTTGGCGCTTTCGTTTTTTAATGCTCACCCTCTTCCAGCAGACGTGCGCCGGTGCCTTCGTCACCCAGCCGGTCTTCCGGGTTACGCAACGGGCAGTCGCTTCGCGATAGGCAGCCGCAACCGATACAGCCATCCAAATCATCACGCAACGACGTTAACGTCTGAATACGGCGATCAAGCTCTTCCTGCCAGCGCGAGGAAAGCTGCCGCCACTCTTTTGCGCTCAGGGTATGCCCTTCCGGCAATACGTTTAACGCCTCATGAATGGTGGCCAACGGAATGCCGATGCGTTGCGCAATTTTGATAATCGCCACGTAGCGCAACACATCACGCTTATATCGCCGCTGATTCCCGGCATTACGCGTACTTTTAATCAAACCTTTGCTTTCATAAAAGTGCAGCGCGGACACTGCAACGCCGCTGCGCTTTGCGACTTCCCCTGGCGTCAGAAAAGGTTTAATCCGCGGTTTTTTCTTCTCCATATCGCTTTACCTCAAGTTAACTTGAGGAATTATACTCGCGGCCAATGAGAACGACTATCGATAACTTATGATGAGAGGCGCTTATGTCACATCCGGAAATCATCAGCACACTGATTGAATGGATCGATGAACATATTGACCAACCGCTGAATATCGACGTGGTGGCGAAGAAATCGGGCTATTCGAAATGGTACTTACAGCGCATGTTTCGTACTGTCATGCGTCAGTCGCTCGGCGAGTATATTCGTCAACGGCGGTTATCGATGGCGGCGGAAGCGTTGCGGAATACGCGGCGGCCTATTTTTGATATCGCCATGGATCATGGCTACGTTTCACAGCAGACGTTTTCACGCGTGTTCCGGCGGGAATACGATATCACCCCCACCGACTATCGCCTTCAGACCAGAGTCGCAGGGTTGGCCTCGCGCAACAGCGTTTTGACCTCCGGCTCATACAACCAGCTCATCAGGTCGTGAGACGACATCGCTTTAGCGAAGTACCACCCCTGACAGAACTGCACGTTGCGTTTTAGCAGCCAGTTAATTTGATCAGGGGTTTCTACCCCCTCGGCAATGATCTTCAGGCGCAGGCTCTGCGCCATCTCAATGATATGCTCAACGATTAAGTGGCTGGTGCTGTTGGTGATTAAGGTGTCGATAAAGGTTTTATCGATCTTCAGTAAGTCAACGTTGAGCGAGTACAGGTTGTGGAGGTTGGAATAACCGGTACCAAAATCGTCGATGGCGATTTCGAACCCTGACCGACGGAACGCCTGAACCACTGGCGCCGTTTTCGTGACATCAATAACGCCTCGTTCGGTCACTTCTATTTTTATCTGGTGCGCTTTAACACCAAACTGGCGGTTTTTTTGCTCAATCAGCGCAATCAGCCGCGCGGAATGGAAATCTGATGCCGACAGGTTGATAGAGATGTAAAGCTCGGGATGGGCAGCCAGAAACGCGCCAAGATCCTGATACAGCTCTTCGATAACATAATCGGTAACCCGGGCGATCAGCCCTCTTTTTCTGCCAGCGGAATAAACTCAACCGGGCTCATCACCGGGCCGTTAAAGCCTGGCCAGCGTAGTAATGCTTCGGCGCCCACGCAGGCACCATTTTTAATGTCGACAATCGGTTGGTAATGCAGGCAAAGCTGACGCTTTTGCAATGCACGCTGCAACATACGCGCCGGAGAATTAAACTGCTGACGGGTTCGTGACCACATCAGCCAAATAATTACGCTACAAATTAACCCTAACGGCAAGGTTAATGAAAGCTGGTGATACCACTCCTGAAATATACGCTGCGAACTGGTTGAAACAATAATGGCAATCGGACGTACAGTGGACTGGGCAATTGCATAATAACGTGAGCCATTTTGAAAATCGGCTTGTTTACGCAGAATCAGTTGATTTAATTGTCTGGAATCTGCCTGCTGGCTCAGGGAAAAAAATTGATTTGTTATCGTATCGAATATGCCAAACTGTAGCTGAGTATCTGTGGACATCACTTCACTATATGAAAGTGGGTTTACCACAGCGACATAATTACCTTTACGCAT includes:
- the nhaK gene encoding putative sodium/hydrogen exchanger, which codes for MEIFFTILIMTLVVSLSGVITRVLPFQVPLPLMQIGIGALLAWPTFGLHVDFNPELFLVLFIPPLLFADGWKTPTREFLEHGREIIGLALVLVLITVVGMGFLIDWMVPGIPLIGAFALAAVLSPTDAVALSGIVGEGRIPKKIMGILQGEALMNDASGLVALKFAVAVAMGTMVFTVGGATVEFLKVAIGGLLAGIAVSLLYGRSLRWLSRWGGDEPATQIVLLFLLPFASYLIAEHIGVSGILAAVAAGMTITRSGVMRRAPLAMRLRANSVWSMLEFVFNGMVFLLLGLQMPGILETSLTTAEADPNVEVWMLCLDIFIIYAALILMRFGWLWVMKHFSLRFLKKKPMEFGAWKTRDLLIASFAGVRGAITLAGVLSIPLLLADGSPFPARYELVFLAAGVILISLFVGVIMLPILLQHVEVTDQTKAREEERLARSVTAEVAIVTIQKKEERMAADVNENIDTQLLKEVSARVIGNLRRRADGRSDAENSALEENLERRFRLAALRSERAELYHLRATQQISNDTLQKLLHELDLLEALLIETH
- the yjcD_3 gene encoding putative xanthine/uracil permeases family protein YjcD codes for the protein MSTPSARTGSLDAWFKVSARGSSVRQEIVAGLTTFLAMVYSVIVVPGMLGKAGFPPAAVFVATCLVAGIGSLLMGLWANLPLAIGCAISLTAFTAFSLVLGQQISVPVALGAVFLMGVLFTIISATGIRSWILRNLPQGIAHGTGIGIGLFLLLIAANGVGLVIKNPLDGLPVALGHFASFPVIMSLIGLAVIIGLEKMKVPGGILLTIIGISVVGLIFDPSVKFSGLFAMPSLSDENGNSLIGSLDIMGALNPVVIPSVLALVMTAVFDATGTIRAVAGQANLLDKDGQIIDGGKALTTDSLSSVFSGLVGAAPAAVYIESAAGTAAGGKTGLTAITVGVLFLLILFLSPLSYLVPAYATAPALMYVGLLMLSNVAKIDFADFVDAMSGLITAVFIVLTCNIVTGIMIGFASLVIGRLVSGEWRKLNIGTVIIAIALVAFYAGGWAI
- the yfcG_2 gene encoding putative glutathione-S-transferase, which codes for MLTVHHLNNSRSQRILCALEELNLPYQIARYQRQPTMLAPPELKKIHPLGKSPVLEDNGLVLAESGAILEYLQETYDTAGQLKPADPQGKIDYRFWLHYAEGSLMPLLMMKLVFGSLGKPPVPFGFRTVGKLLGQGVQKSYLNKQIATHAQFIEQSLNGREWFAGDRFSMADIQMIFPVIALLARGGIDNLPNLARWKQRVEQRPSWQRAMTKGGPFSLPGA
- the soxR gene encoding redox-sensitive transcriptional activator → MEKKKPRIKPFLTPGEVAKRSGVAVSALHFYESKGLIKSTRNAGNQRRYKRDVLRYVAIIKIAQRIGIPLATIHEALNVLPEGHTLSAKEWRQLSSRWQEELDRRIQTLTSLRDDLDGCIGCGCLSRSDCPLRNPEDRLGDEGTGARLLEEGEH
- the soxS gene encoding regulatory protein of superoxide response regulon, translating into MSHPEIISTLIEWIDEHIDQPLNIDVVAKKSGYSKWYLQRMFRTVMRQSLGEYIRQRRLSMAAEALRNTRRPIFDIAMDHGYVSQQTFSRVFRREYDITPTDYRLQTRVAGLASRNSVLTSGSYNQLIRS
- the yjcC_3 gene encoding putative signal transduction protein, with amino-acid sequence MTERGVIDVTKTAPVVQAFRRSGFEIAIDDFGTGYSNLHNLYSLNVDLLKIDKTFIDTLITNSTSHLIVEHIIEMAQSLRLKIIAEGVETPDQINWLLKRNVQFCQGWYFAKAMSSHDLMSWLYEPEVKTLLREANPATLV
- the yjcC_4 gene encoding putative EAL domain protein regulator; translation: MIFRARKNALRLAGITLVVLLPVVLALWLAHIRAISDTRDHLYAFAQLALDKTEIVIKDVDSAYEEAAAWPGLICSADHRANMLNIVRGHLYVADLIYASEDQFQCSTAVSLKQHWIMDAANYKRNANVAIYYYRDTPFYSGHKMVYMRKGNYVAVVNPLSYSEVMSTDTQLQFGIFDTITNQFFSLSQQADSRQLNQLILRKQADFQNGSRYYAIAQSTVRPIAIIVSTSSQRIFQEWYHQLSLTLPLGLICSVIIWLMWSRTRQQFNSPARMLQRALQKRQLCLHYQPIVDIKNGACVGAEALLRWPGFNGPVMSPVEFIPLAEKEG